GGCAGTTAACTCCTCCAAGCTCATCCTTGAGGCAGGTGATAAGCTGTTCGCCACTCTGAGGCTGGCCAAGAAGGTGTCAGTTCCCGATTGGATGGCCGCTTTAAGCGAGGGAGGAGCTTTGAAGGTCCCGGACTCCCTCGGATATCCTCTCGTTTCAAAACCGGTTTTTGGAAGCTGGGGGAGGCTCCTTGCAAAGGTGAACGACAGAGATTCGCTCGAGGCAGTTCTGGAACACAGGAAATGGATGAAGAACCCGCTCTACGGGATACACTACTTCCAGGAATTCGTGGAGAAGCCCGGAAGAGACATCAGGAGCTACGTTATAGGAGGGGAGTTCGTCGGGGCAATATACCGCCATTCCAACCACTGGATAACGAACACCGCGAGGGGTGGCAAGGCGGAACCCTGCAATGACCCCGAAGTAGAGGAGCTATCCGTTAGGGCCTGGGAGGCCTTCGGAGAGGGAGCTCTGGCAATAGACATCTTCGAGAGCGAAAAAGGTCTCCTGGTTAACGAGGTAAATCCAAACATGGAGTTCAAGAACGCCGCCAGGGTTACCGGCGTTGACATAGCCAGAAAGCTGGTTGAATACGCGGTGGAGGTGGCTAAGGCATGATAAAGGCCGCAGTCATCGGTGCCAGCGGTTACATCGGTGGGGAACTCGTCAGGCTTTTGGCCATGCACCCCGAGGTGGAAATAAAGGCGATAACATCGAGGCGCTTCGCAGGTCAAAAGGTGCACAAGGTTCACCCCAGCCTAAGGGGGCTTAACCTACGCTTCACGAACACCAATGAGTTCGATGCCGACGTTATATTCCTTGCCGTTCCCCACGGAACCTCGATGGAGATAATAGACGACTACCTGGGGAGCGCGAAGATCATAGACATGAGCGCCGACTTCAGGCTGAGAGAAGATCTATACCGGGAGTACTATGGCGAGCACAAGAAGCCAGAGCTCATAGACGAGTTCGTCTACGGCCTTCCGGAGCTCCACAGGAAGGAGATAAGGAAGGCCGAGCTAGTTGCAAATCCGGGCTGCAACGCGACCGCCACAATCCTCGCGCTCTACCCATTCAGGGAGCTCACAAAGGAGGCAATAGTCGATCTCAAGGTGAGCTCGTCTGCGGGGGGGAGAAGGGAGAACTTGGCGAGCATACATCCAGAGAGGAGCCACGTCGTTAGGGTCTACAAGCCCCACCATCACAGGCATGAGGGTGAGGTGATCCAGGAGACCGGGGTTAAGGTGGCCTTCACCGTCCACTCCGTTGACATCGTCAGGGGGATTCTTGCCACCATCTACTTCCGCTTTGAGGGCAGCGAGAGGGAGCTTCTGAAGAGGCTTTTGCTCTACAAGGATGAGCCCTTCGTGAGGCTCGTTACGGACAGGGACGGCCTCCAGCGCTTCCCGGATCCAAAGTACGTGATAGGGAGCAACTTCGCCGACATCGGCTTTGCCTACGACGAGGGGAACTCGAGGGCTATCGTCCTCTCTGCCATAGACAACCTCATCAAAGGCGG
The Thermococcus sp. 2319x1 DNA segment above includes these coding regions:
- the argC gene encoding N-acetyl-gamma-glutamyl-phosphate reductase yields the protein MIKAAVIGASGYIGGELVRLLAMHPEVEIKAITSRRFAGQKVHKVHPSLRGLNLRFTNTNEFDADVIFLAVPHGTSMEIIDDYLGSAKIIDMSADFRLREDLYREYYGEHKKPELIDEFVYGLPELHRKEIRKAELVANPGCNATATILALYPFRELTKEAIVDLKVSSSAGGRRENLASIHPERSHVVRVYKPHHHRHEGEVIQETGVKVAFTVHSVDIVRGILATIYFRFEGSERELLKRLLLYKDEPFVRLVTDRDGLQRFPDPKYVIGSNFADIGFAYDEGNSRAIVLSAIDNLIKGGSGQAVQNMNLMFGLDERTGLNYYPVYPV
- the lysX gene encoding lysine biosynthesis protein LysX, with the translated sequence MRIGITYTVLRREEMAIKERAGEFGEVVMLHEDELLFPRKYNLDVVIIRNVSHFKALYTARLFESEGIPAVNSSKLILEAGDKLFATLRLAKKVSVPDWMAALSEGGALKVPDSLGYPLVSKPVFGSWGRLLAKVNDRDSLEAVLEHRKWMKNPLYGIHYFQEFVEKPGRDIRSYVIGGEFVGAIYRHSNHWITNTARGGKAEPCNDPEVEELSVRAWEAFGEGALAIDIFESEKGLLVNEVNPNMEFKNAARVTGVDIARKLVEYAVEVAKA